The Paenibacillus sp. FSL R7-0204 genome includes a region encoding these proteins:
- a CDS encoding Crp/Fnr family transcriptional regulator, which translates to MILHRGEVLFRQGDGGQNLFKVKSGLFKVTRLHENGNMVLFNLLYPGETVPHHSLISPKEAHGTAVAMMKSEVELIPAAEWYRELREKPEKVMEIALLLQEKVRFMQTRLDHLTVGTPGERMALLTRWLTEYSHGAQLTDLLTQEEIGQLIGVRRETVNRLLRNPG; encoded by the coding sequence ATGATTCTGCACAGAGGTGAGGTCTTATTCCGCCAGGGAGACGGCGGCCAGAACCTGTTCAAGGTGAAGAGCGGACTGTTCAAGGTCACGAGACTGCATGAGAACGGGAACATGGTACTGTTCAACCTGTTATATCCGGGTGAGACTGTTCCGCATCATTCCCTCATTTCGCCGAAGGAGGCGCATGGAACCGCAGTGGCAATGATGAAAAGTGAGGTCGAGCTGATTCCGGCTGCAGAATGGTACCGGGAGCTGAGGGAGAAGCCTGAGAAGGTGATGGAGATCGCCCTTTTGCTTCAGGAGAAGGTGCGGTTCATGCAGACGCGGCTCGATCATCTCACCGTTGGGACGCCGGGGGAGCGGATGGCCCTGCTGACCCGCTGGCTGACCGAATATTCTCATGGCGCACAGCTTACAGATCTGCTGACACAGGAAGAGATCGGTCAATTGATCGGCGTCCGCCGCGAGACCGTCAACCGTCTGCTGCGGAATCCGGGCTGA
- a CDS encoding YitT family protein yields MRKQDSGMSLPLRLAIILTGTLLLAFTYYHINYQNHLTEGGFVGLSLLGKYVLGISPSLSILILDIPVLIIAIIFKGKSFVVNTFISVVAFTVFYGLMERYSGWVIDLQDNLPLAALLSGVLTGLGAGMVLLGGGASGGDDILSVLISEWKGIKVGTVFILMDVIVLAFSLFYMPLRETLYTVMAVVVAGYVITFTTSLGRRKLVQAPKIPSALAKTQEGTVNVNNAM; encoded by the coding sequence ATGAGGAAACAAGACAGTGGCATGAGTTTGCCGCTCCGGTTAGCAATTATTTTAACCGGAACACTATTGCTTGCATTTACGTATTATCACATTAATTATCAGAACCACTTGACCGAAGGCGGATTCGTAGGATTGTCGCTGCTCGGCAAGTATGTACTGGGGATTTCACCATCACTAAGCATCCTGATTTTGGACATTCCGGTACTCATCATCGCAATCATTTTCAAAGGAAAATCATTCGTAGTGAACACCTTCATTTCCGTAGTGGCCTTTACGGTATTCTACGGGCTGATGGAACGCTATTCCGGCTGGGTTATTGACCTGCAGGATAACTTGCCGCTTGCGGCGCTGTTGTCCGGGGTATTGACAGGTCTGGGCGCAGGAATGGTCCTGCTGGGCGGCGGGGCGAGCGGCGGGGACGATATTTTGTCCGTGCTGATCAGTGAGTGGAAAGGTATTAAGGTAGGAACCGTATTTATCCTGATGGATGTAATCGTTCTGGCTTTCTCCCTCTTCTATATGCCGTTAAGAGAAACCCTGTACACTGTGATGGCTGTAGTTGTAGCCGGTTATGTAATCACTTTTACAACCTCTCTGGGCAGACGGAAGCTGGTTCAGGCACCTAAGATTCCGTCCGCACTTGCCAAGACTCAGGAAGGCACAGTGAATGTGAACAATGCAATGTGA
- a CDS encoding class I SAM-dependent methyltransferase, with the protein MKQNKYDDAGFFANYSGMPRSTGGLEAAGEWEVFRTLLPYLAGQRVLDLGCGFGWHCRYAREQGAASVVGIDLSANMLERARAMTDDPKIEYLQLAIEDAAFGAEQFDTVISSLAIHYIEDFGSLCRQVRHCLKPGGAFVFSVEHPIFTALAAQDWHYSPDGEKQHWPVDNYHLEGLRLADFLEHEVAKYHRTTATYINTLLHSGLVLKQLSELQPTPEMLEKNPAWQEETRRPMFLLLSAVKQ; encoded by the coding sequence ATGAAGCAGAATAAGTATGACGACGCGGGTTTTTTTGCGAATTACAGCGGGATGCCCCGCTCTACGGGCGGACTGGAGGCTGCCGGAGAATGGGAGGTCTTCCGTACCCTGCTGCCTTATCTGGCGGGCCAGCGGGTGCTTGATCTGGGGTGCGGGTTCGGCTGGCACTGCCGGTATGCCCGGGAACAGGGGGCGGCTTCTGTTGTAGGCATAGATCTCTCCGCCAATATGCTGGAGCGTGCCCGTGCGATGACGGACGACCCGAAGATTGAGTATCTCCAGCTCGCGATTGAGGATGCCGCATTCGGGGCAGAGCAATTTGATACCGTGATCAGCTCGCTGGCGATCCACTATATTGAAGATTTCGGCAGTCTCTGCCGCCAGGTCCGGCATTGTCTGAAGCCCGGGGGGGCCTTCGTCTTCTCTGTAGAGCATCCGATCTTCACCGCGCTCGCCGCGCAGGATTGGCATTACAGCCCGGACGGGGAGAAGCAGCATTGGCCCGTCGACAACTATCACCTGGAAGGGCTGCGGCTGGCTGATTTTCTCGAACACGAGGTTGCCAAATACCACCGGACCACCGCCACCTACATCAATACGCTGCTCCATTCCGGCTTAGTCCTGAAGCAGCTGTCGGAGCTGCAGCCGACCCCTGAGATGCTGGAGAAGAATCCGGCCTGGCAGGAGGAGACGCGGCGTCCGATGTTCCTGCTGCTGTCAGCGGTGAAGCAGTAA
- a CDS encoding PQ-loop domain-containing transporter gives MLFTAMQLVGGLILSVGWIPQIVQILRTRSVADLSLKAYLLMLLGIALMEAYAVNLATQGAGLAFLITNSLSLAVVTTVVLLIIRYRPQG, from the coding sequence ATGTTATTCACAGCTATGCAGCTGGTTGGCGGTCTTATTCTCTCGGTAGGCTGGATTCCGCAGATTGTGCAGATCCTCAGGACCCGTTCGGTTGCAGATCTCAGTCTGAAAGCTTACCTGCTGATGCTGCTGGGCATCGCACTTATGGAGGCTTATGCGGTTAACCTGGCAACGCAGGGAGCCGGACTTGCTTTTCTGATCACCAATTCCTTGTCGTTGGCGGTTGTAACAACGGTTGTCTTGCTAATTATCCGCTACCGTCCCCAAGGGTAA
- a CDS encoding MarR family winged helix-turn-helix transcriptional regulator, producing MTNPPSNDLINSWLSLSLIQMKVAAVLEAKLTENYELSLKEFYVLLFLSEAPEQKLKLQQLESMVGLSQSAVSRLVSRFEAKGCGALERKSCEADRRSIYTSLTAIGQDKVDRAKQTVNEVLQEAFPVDDTQLLLEQLIQLKQS from the coding sequence ATGACTAACCCCCCTTCGAATGATCTGATTAACAGCTGGTTATCACTCTCTCTGATACAGATGAAGGTGGCCGCAGTCCTTGAAGCGAAGCTGACTGAGAACTATGAGTTATCGCTTAAGGAATTCTATGTATTGCTGTTTCTGTCCGAAGCCCCTGAGCAAAAGCTGAAGCTCCAGCAGCTGGAATCGATGGTCGGGCTTAGCCAGAGTGCTGTATCCCGGCTGGTCAGCCGCTTCGAAGCCAAGGGCTGCGGAGCGCTGGAGCGCAAGTCCTGCGAAGCGGACCGCAGAAGCATCTATACATCCCTGACTGCCATTGGCCAGGACAAGGTTGACCGGGCGAAGCAGACCGTTAATGAAGTGCTGCAGGAAGCCTTTCCTGTAGACGACACGCAGCTGCTGCTGGAGCAGCTTATCCAGCTGAAGCAATCCTAG
- a CDS encoding NADH:flavin oxidoreductase/NADH oxidase, whose amino-acid sequence MTKDLFTPYEYKSLQLKNRVVMPPMCQYSVTNKDGIANDWHYNHYVSRAVGGTGLIIVEMADVDPEGRITDYDLGLWSDEQIPALARIVEASHAHGAKIGIQVAHAGRKAEDAKVPVSSSAVPFDGNSKTPHALTTEEVKEMVQKFKRGVERAVQAGFDTIELHGAHGYLIHQFHSPLTNKRTDAYGQDLTLFGREVIAAAKSVMPEDMPLIMRISAREYVKGGYGLQEGLEISRAYKEAGADIFHISSGGEGAVDAENGPGNHAAYQLPLARTIRQELNVPVIAVGRLDEAVLANAVISNEEADLVAVGRGMLRNPYWTLEAGVALRKDADIPKQYAFGFPH is encoded by the coding sequence ATGACGAAAGATCTGTTCACCCCCTATGAGTATAAAAGCTTACAATTGAAGAACCGGGTGGTGATGCCGCCCATGTGCCAATATTCAGTTACCAATAAGGATGGAATCGCTAACGACTGGCATTACAACCACTATGTAAGCCGCGCTGTCGGCGGCACCGGACTGATCATTGTCGAGATGGCTGATGTAGACCCGGAAGGCCGGATTACCGATTATGATCTGGGACTCTGGTCTGATGAGCAGATTCCTGCGCTGGCGCGGATTGTGGAAGCCAGCCATGCCCATGGAGCCAAAATCGGAATTCAGGTGGCCCATGCCGGGCGCAAGGCGGAGGATGCCAAGGTTCCTGTCTCCTCTTCTGCTGTTCCTTTTGACGGCAACTCCAAGACTCCCCATGCCCTGACAACAGAAGAAGTTAAAGAAATGGTCCAGAAATTCAAACGCGGCGTAGAGCGTGCGGTTCAGGCCGGGTTCGACACTATTGAGCTGCACGGTGCCCACGGCTATCTGATTCACCAGTTCCACTCGCCGCTGACCAACAAGCGGACTGATGCGTACGGACAGGATCTGACCTTGTTTGGCCGGGAGGTGATCGCTGCCGCCAAAAGCGTAATGCCAGAGGATATGCCGCTGATCATGCGGATTTCCGCCAGAGAATATGTGAAAGGCGGCTACGGCCTCCAAGAGGGTCTGGAGATCAGCAGAGCCTATAAGGAAGCCGGGGCCGATATTTTCCATATCAGCTCAGGCGGTGAGGGAGCAGTTGACGCAGAGAATGGACCGGGCAACCACGCAGCCTATCAGTTACCGCTGGCAAGAACGATCCGCCAGGAGCTGAACGTGCCGGTGATTGCTGTCGGCCGGTTGGATGAAGCGGTTCTTGCCAATGCCGTCATTAGCAATGAAGAAGCAGACCTTGTGGCGGTGGGCCGGGGAATGCTCCGTAATCCTTACTGGACGCTGGAAGCCGGTGTGGCGCTGCGCAAAGACGCAGATATCCCTAAGCAGTACGCATTTGGATTCCCGCATTAA
- a CDS encoding undecaprenyl-diphosphate phosphatase yields the protein MELLTIVKAIILGIVEGLTEFAPVSSTGHMIIVDDMWLKSQEFLGKYTANSFKVVIQLGSILAVVIIFRNRFIDLLGLGKLSRKDLAVVPEGQRQAPAEGRLKLTHILVGLLPAGIFGFLLEDYIDEHLFSTFTVLIGLVVGALFMICADRFAPANARTESVDQITYRQALSVGLIQCISLWPGFSRSGSTISGGVLLGMSHRAAADFTFIMAVPIMAGASLISLLKNWQYFTLDALPFFIAGFISAFVFALVSMRFFLKLINRIKLLPFAIYRIVLAGVVYLIWF from the coding sequence ATGGAGCTGCTGACCATTGTCAAAGCAATCATCCTGGGAATTGTGGAAGGGCTGACCGAATTTGCTCCGGTATCCTCGACAGGCCATATGATCATCGTAGATGATATGTGGCTTAAATCGCAGGAGTTCCTGGGGAAGTACACGGCCAATTCCTTCAAGGTAGTAATTCAATTAGGCTCCATTCTTGCGGTCGTAATTATTTTCCGTAACCGGTTCATTGATCTGTTGGGCCTAGGGAAGCTCAGCCGCAAGGACTTGGCCGTAGTGCCGGAAGGGCAGCGGCAGGCTCCGGCGGAAGGACGGCTGAAGCTGACGCATATCCTTGTCGGGCTGCTTCCGGCCGGCATCTTCGGATTTCTGTTGGAGGATTACATTGATGAGCATCTGTTTTCTACCTTTACAGTGCTGATTGGACTTGTGGTTGGAGCGTTATTTATGATCTGTGCCGACCGTTTTGCGCCTGCGAATGCCCGGACTGAGAGTGTGGATCAAATTACATATAGGCAGGCGCTATCAGTCGGATTGATCCAATGTATCTCCCTGTGGCCGGGCTTTTCGCGGTCCGGCTCGACAATATCCGGCGGGGTTCTGCTGGGCATGAGCCATCGTGCGGCAGCCGATTTCACCTTCATCATGGCGGTGCCGATTATGGCCGGGGCGAGCCTGATTTCACTGCTGAAGAACTGGCAGTATTTTACGCTGGATGCCTTGCCGTTCTTCATTGCCGGGTTCATCAGCGCCTTCGTATTCGCACTGGTATCGATGCGTTTCTTCCTGAAGCTGATTAACCGGATCAAGCTGCTGCCCTTCGCGATCTACCGGATTGTACTTGCGGGTGTGGTCTATCTGATCTGGTTTTGA
- the metE gene encoding 5-methyltetrahydropteroyltriglutamate--homocysteine S-methyltransferase, which produces MSKGIKTSSLGYPRIGKNREWKKVLEAYWAGKIEEQSFRSQMEDIQLQHLQTQQQAGIDLIPVGDFTFYDHVLDTAAMFGIVPERYGYKGGEIPLDLYFAMARGNARAPACEMTKWFNTNYHYIVPEIGSLTPVLTANKPLAAYRFAKERAGIEGKPVIVGLYTFLKLSKGFPAADIAAVAARFLPLYVQLLQELKEEGVAWVQIDEPAIVTGLTAEDTALLKSIYGEIAAAVPGLNLMLQTYFEAAEPLEALLALPVQGLGLDFVHDGGKNLESVARLGWPQDKTLGAGILDGRNIWRADTDAKLELVARLLTYVAQEQLILQPASSLLHVPVTVEGEVKLKAAVKNALAFANEKLAELVLIAAAANEGRERYAAELERSREVLAVFRALPERGRKDVAEQVRALAQLPDRRSLPFAERVKVQQEKWRLPLLPTTTIGSFPQTAEVRQARLKWRKGVWNQERYDLFIKRQIAEAITLQEELGLDVLVHGEFERTDMVEFFGEKLAGYLFTAGGWVQSYGSRCVKPPVIYADVAFIEPMTVKESVYAQSLTKLPVKGMLTGPVTILNWSFVRDDLSREAVAGQIALALRHEVSALEEAGIEMIQVDEPAIREGLPLKARDHEYYLNWAVKSFRTATNHVKDTTQVHTHMCYSEFNDMIGSISAMDADVISIETSRSHGELIVSFEEQEYDKGIGLGVYDIHSPRVPVVEEMTSAIERALRVLDVQQFWINPDCGLKTRGWEETTGALRNMVKAAVLVREQHGAVTR; this is translated from the coding sequence ATGAGTAAAGGAATCAAGACTAGCAGCCTCGGTTATCCGAGAATCGGCAAGAACCGTGAATGGAAGAAAGTATTGGAGGCTTATTGGGCCGGAAAAATCGAGGAGCAGAGCTTCCGCTCGCAGATGGAGGATATCCAGCTTCAGCATTTACAGACCCAGCAGCAGGCCGGAATTGACCTGATTCCGGTGGGCGATTTCACCTTCTATGACCATGTGCTGGATACCGCCGCCATGTTCGGAATCGTACCGGAGCGTTATGGATATAAGGGCGGAGAGATTCCGCTGGATCTGTACTTTGCAATGGCGCGCGGCAATGCACGGGCTCCGGCCTGCGAGATGACCAAATGGTTCAATACGAATTACCACTACATTGTGCCTGAGATCGGCAGCCTGACTCCGGTATTGACAGCGAATAAACCGCTGGCTGCCTACCGCTTCGCCAAGGAGCGGGCAGGCATTGAGGGCAAGCCCGTTATAGTCGGACTGTATACCTTCCTGAAGCTGTCCAAGGGCTTCCCGGCAGCAGACATCGCCGCCGTTGCCGCACGCTTCCTCCCGCTGTATGTGCAGCTGCTGCAGGAGCTGAAGGAGGAAGGAGTGGCCTGGGTACAGATCGATGAACCGGCGATTGTTACAGGCTTAACGGCTGAGGATACCGCGCTGCTGAAGAGCATTTACGGTGAGATTGCTGCTGCCGTACCAGGTCTGAACCTGATGCTGCAGACATACTTCGAAGCTGCTGAGCCCCTCGAAGCCCTGCTGGCGCTGCCTGTGCAGGGTCTGGGTCTTGACTTCGTCCATGACGGCGGCAAGAATCTGGAGTCGGTTGCACGCCTCGGGTGGCCGCAGGATAAGACACTCGGAGCCGGTATCCTAGACGGACGCAACATCTGGCGCGCCGATACCGATGCCAAGCTGGAGCTGGTAGCGAGGCTGCTGACCTATGTGGCTCAGGAACAGTTAATTCTCCAGCCAGCGTCAAGTCTGCTGCATGTGCCTGTAACGGTTGAAGGCGAGGTCAAGCTGAAGGCTGCGGTCAAAAATGCCTTGGCATTCGCTAATGAGAAGCTGGCCGAGCTGGTTCTGATTGCGGCAGCCGCGAACGAAGGAAGAGAGCGTTATGCCGCCGAGCTGGAGCGCAGCCGTGAGGTGCTGGCCGTATTCCGTGCCCTGCCGGAGCGCGGGCGTAAGGATGTAGCCGAGCAGGTGCGTGCCCTTGCCCAGCTGCCGGACCGCCGCAGCCTTCCGTTCGCCGAGCGTGTGAAGGTTCAGCAGGAGAAGTGGCGTCTGCCGCTGCTGCCGACCACGACCATCGGCAGCTTCCCGCAGACGGCTGAAGTCCGCCAGGCCCGTCTGAAATGGCGCAAGGGAGTCTGGAACCAGGAGCGTTATGACTTGTTCATCAAGCGGCAGATCGCTGAAGCGATTACGCTTCAGGAGGAGCTTGGTCTGGATGTGCTGGTACACGGAGAGTTCGAGCGTACGGATATGGTGGAATTCTTCGGGGAGAAGCTGGCCGGCTATCTGTTCACCGCAGGCGGCTGGGTTCAGTCGTACGGCTCACGCTGCGTGAAGCCGCCGGTAATCTATGCCGATGTTGCTTTTATCGAGCCGATGACCGTCAAGGAGAGCGTGTATGCCCAGTCACTGACGAAGCTGCCTGTTAAGGGAATGCTGACCGGACCGGTCACGATCCTGAACTGGTCCTTTGTCCGCGATGATCTCAGCCGCGAGGCGGTGGCCGGACAGATTGCCCTCGCCCTGCGTCATGAAGTATCCGCACTCGAGGAGGCTGGTATCGAGATGATCCAGGTCGATGAGCCGGCGATCCGCGAAGGTCTGCCGCTGAAGGCGAGAGATCATGAGTATTACCTCAACTGGGCGGTGAAATCCTTCCGGACCGCCACGAATCATGTCAAGGACACCACGCAGGTGCATACGCATATGTGCTACAGCGAATTCAATGACATGATCGGTTCGATCTCGGCGATGGATGCGGATGTCATCTCCATTGAGACCTCGCGCAGCCATGGTGAACTGATCGTCAGCTTCGAGGAGCAGGAATACGACAAGGGGATTGGACTGGGTGTGTATGATATCCACAGTCCGCGCGTACCGGTGGTAGAGGAGATGACTTCGGCCATCGAACGTGCGCTGCGCGTGCTGGATGTCCAGCAGTTCTGGATTAATCCCGACTGCGGACTGAAGACACGGGGCTGGGAAGAGACCACAGGCGCATTGCGCAATATGGTGAAGGCCGCGGTCCTGGTAAGAGAGCAGCACGGCGCAGTGACCCGTTAA
- a CDS encoding DUF1540 domain-containing protein gives MAKDVLCAVNSCTYWAEENKCNAESIFVAYHSSKQPTQSEETDCKTFESK, from the coding sequence ATGGCAAAAGACGTATTGTGCGCAGTTAATTCTTGCACCTACTGGGCTGAAGAGAACAAATGCAACGCTGAATCCATCTTCGTTGCTTATCACAGCTCCAAGCAGCCTACACAATCTGAGGAAACAGATTGCAAAACCTTCGAAAGCAAATAA
- a CDS encoding DUF4349 domain-containing protein, with amino-acid sequence MRKWGLHYLLLYLVVVAVVLAGCGASSNNSDSAANTESALRNEAASDGSAESAPAAVEGKQDSLTSNTAMAVNDQAAVKGGGGNSALPGADAGQGADASAGFTGTDVVAGLNKKLIYKANLNMEVSDYGAAQTEVRNLVTLAGGYIIEFSENMSEYEQGGTFILKVPAAGFSPFLNNLEKIKHEKLQRSIQGQDVSEEYVDLESRLKAKQMMEAQYIDFMKKATKPADLVQFANQLGEIQEQIEQIKGRIRYIDQNVSFSTVELRLYQTEKSLALTQTNSEGPLGERASEALKSSMKALSVMFQWLVVVLAAALPVLLVAGVVVALVLWSRKSFKRRQPAHSEQARLGGNRLPDREPQPHPENAPVVPAAPAEENTDKQNK; translated from the coding sequence ATGCGAAAATGGGGTCTGCATTACTTATTGTTGTATCTAGTGGTTGTAGCCGTAGTTCTGGCGGGATGCGGCGCGTCGAGTAATAATTCAGATTCGGCAGCGAATACAGAAAGCGCGTTAAGAAATGAAGCAGCATCCGACGGATCAGCGGAGAGTGCGCCTGCTGCGGTGGAAGGCAAGCAGGATAGTCTAACCTCCAACACGGCGATGGCTGTCAATGATCAGGCTGCAGTGAAGGGCGGCGGCGGAAATTCAGCACTCCCTGGGGCGGATGCTGGGCAAGGGGCAGATGCTTCTGCCGGATTCACCGGCACGGATGTGGTAGCAGGACTGAACAAGAAGCTGATCTACAAGGCGAACCTCAATATGGAGGTAAGCGACTACGGGGCAGCGCAGACTGAAGTGCGGAATTTGGTTACTCTGGCCGGGGGCTACATTATCGAATTCTCAGAGAATATGTCTGAATATGAACAGGGCGGAACCTTTATCCTGAAAGTGCCTGCGGCGGGCTTCTCACCGTTCCTGAACAATCTGGAGAAGATTAAGCATGAGAAGCTCCAGAGAAGCATCCAGGGGCAGGATGTGTCGGAGGAGTATGTGGACCTGGAGTCACGCCTGAAGGCGAAGCAGATGATGGAGGCACAGTATATTGATTTTATGAAAAAAGCGACTAAACCGGCTGATCTCGTCCAGTTCGCCAACCAGCTTGGGGAAATCCAGGAGCAAATCGAACAGATCAAGGGCAGAATTCGGTATATTGACCAGAACGTATCTTTCTCTACAGTGGAGCTTCGCCTCTACCAGACTGAGAAGAGTCTTGCCCTTACACAGACTAATTCCGAGGGGCCGCTGGGTGAACGGGCTTCGGAAGCGCTCAAGAGCAGCATGAAGGCGTTGTCTGTGATGTTCCAGTGGCTTGTTGTTGTACTGGCGGCTGCGCTCCCCGTCCTGCTGGTAGCTGGAGTGGTGGTGGCGCTGGTGCTCTGGTCACGGAAAAGCTTCAAGCGGCGGCAACCCGCGCACTCTGAACAGGCACGGCTGGGCGGCAACCGTCTGCCGGACCGGGAACCGCAGCCTCATCCTGAGAATGCACCTGTAGTACCAGCCGCACCGGCAGAGGAGAATACGGATAAGCAGAACAAGTAG
- the msrA gene encoding peptide-methionine (S)-S-oxide reductase MsrA has protein sequence MSEFQADSINFKTEQATFAGGCFWCMVSPFEELPGIVKIISGYTGGHTVNPTYEEVCSETTGHVEAVQITFNPDIFPYNKLLELFWQQIDPTDAGGQFHDRGTSYGTAIFTHSEEQRQQAEASKAALQASGRFSAPIVTPILPAKPFYPAEEYHQGYHHKNPGHYKRYRKGSGREAFIEAHWTHKEDPQSLKERLTPLQYEVTQNSATESPFRNEFWDHHGDGIYVDIVSGEPLFSSEDKFDSGCGWPSFTRPIRDYAVKEKTDLSHLMVRTEVRSKTADSHLGHVFNDGPGANGLRYCINSAALRFVPKEDLEKEGYGEYRVLFQHA, from the coding sequence ATGAGTGAATTTCAAGCTGATTCTATAAATTTCAAGACCGAGCAAGCCACTTTCGCCGGTGGATGCTTCTGGTGTATGGTATCCCCTTTTGAAGAGCTTCCCGGCATTGTCAAGATTATCTCCGGCTATACAGGCGGACATACCGTGAACCCGACCTACGAGGAAGTATGCTCGGAAACCACCGGACATGTTGAAGCGGTGCAGATAACGTTCAATCCGGATATTTTCCCATATAATAAGCTGCTTGAGCTGTTCTGGCAGCAGATTGACCCCACCGATGCCGGAGGGCAATTCCATGACCGCGGCACTTCTTACGGAACGGCCATCTTCACCCATTCGGAGGAGCAGCGCCAGCAGGCAGAGGCTTCCAAGGCGGCCCTTCAAGCCAGCGGACGATTCTCCGCTCCTATTGTGACGCCTATTCTTCCGGCTAAGCCATTCTATCCCGCTGAAGAATATCATCAGGGTTATCATCACAAGAATCCAGGCCACTACAAGCGTTACCGCAAGGGTTCAGGCCGGGAAGCGTTCATCGAAGCCCACTGGACGCATAAAGAGGATCCTCAGAGCCTGAAGGAGCGCCTGACTCCGCTTCAATATGAGGTGACACAGAATAGCGCTACGGAATCTCCGTTCCGCAACGAATTCTGGGATCACCACGGGGACGGGATCTATGTGGATATTGTCTCCGGGGAGCCGCTGTTCAGCTCAGAGGATAAGTTCGATTCCGGCTGCGGCTGGCCGAGCTTCACGCGTCCGATCCGGGACTATGCAGTCAAGGAGAAAACCGACCTCAGCCACCTGATGGTCCGCACCGAGGTACGGAGCAAAACAGCGGATTCCCATTTGGGCCATGTATTCAATGACGGCCCTGGCGCGAACGGACTGCGGTACTGCATTAACTCAGCAGCTCTGCGCTTTGTTCCCAAAGAGGACCTGGAGAAGGAAGGCTACGGCGAGTACCGCGTGCTCTTCCAGCATGCTTAA
- a CDS encoding TVP38/TMEM64 family protein, giving the protein MRKWLTIILYVSCIILAFIYRYELLAWLREDHPLYLSMLAATVLALFPVLPYKLIIGLFGYAYGSFAGALICWSATTIAAALVYGVVASMFRSKSMAYLSSISALDRFVSAVEQRPFASVVIARLAPFIPQMAVNIYAGAAGLPFWSYLGATALGKIPGIALYAFLGGQMFQHPRSAAVAIIVYIAVLAVAGLSMRRRPSAGR; this is encoded by the coding sequence ATGAGAAAATGGCTAACAATTATTCTGTATGTTTCGTGCATAATCCTCGCGTTTATCTACAGGTATGAACTCTTGGCCTGGCTTAGAGAGGATCATCCTTTGTATTTGTCCATGCTCGCAGCCACAGTGCTGGCCTTGTTTCCGGTCCTGCCCTATAAGCTGATTATCGGTCTGTTCGGGTATGCTTATGGAAGCTTCGCAGGAGCGTTAATCTGCTGGAGTGCTACCACAATAGCGGCAGCCCTTGTCTATGGAGTCGTTGCATCCATGTTCCGGAGCAAATCTATGGCCTATCTAAGCAGTATTTCGGCGCTGGACAGATTTGTGTCCGCTGTGGAGCAGCGTCCCTTTGCATCCGTAGTGATTGCCCGGCTGGCACCGTTTATCCCGCAGATGGCTGTGAATATCTATGCCGGTGCCGCCGGACTGCCTTTCTGGAGCTATCTTGGAGCCACCGCACTTGGCAAAATCCCCGGCATCGCCCTCTACGCCTTCCTCGGAGGACAGATGTTCCAGCATCCGCGAAGTGCAGCTGTAGCTATAATCGTGTATATTGCCGTACTGGCTGTAGCCGGATTATCCATGCGCCGCCGTCCTTCTGCGGGCCGCTAA